The following coding sequences are from one Candidatus Nanopelagicus hibericus window:
- the rplI gene encoding 50S ribosomal protein L9 — MKLILTREVPGLGGAGDVVTVKDGYGRNFLLARGSAIMWTKGGEGQIDGIKRARTAREIRDLDHAKEIKTKLEKANIIVKVKVGATGSMFGSVTDKAIVAAIRAATTETVDRHKIKMDKHIKKVGKYTVKIALESQVVANVPINVVADK, encoded by the coding sequence ATGAAATTAATCCTTACCCGTGAGGTGCCAGGCCTAGGTGGTGCTGGTGATGTAGTAACTGTTAAAGATGGTTACGGTAGAAACTTTTTACTTGCCAGAGGCTCTGCAATTATGTGGACCAAAGGTGGTGAGGGTCAGATTGATGGAATTAAACGCGCTCGCACAGCTCGTGAAATCCGCGACCTTGATCATGCTAAAGAGATTAAAACCAAACTTGAGAAGGCAAACATAATTGTTAAGGTCAAGGTTGGTGCAACTGGTTCTATGTTTGGATCGGTAACAGATAAGGCGATTGTGGCTGCGATCAGAGCTGCTACAACTGAAACTGTTGATCGCCATAAAATCAAGATGGACAAACATATTAAAAAAGTGGGTAAGTACACCGTGAAGATTGCTCTTGAATCTCAAGTTGTTGCTAACGTGCCAATTAATGTGGTGGCAGATAAATAA
- a CDS encoding single-stranded DNA-binding protein, with product MAAGDTNLTMIGNLVSDPELRFTPSGAAVAKFTVASTPRYLDKTTNEWKDGDSLFLQCQIWRQAAENVAESLTKGMRVIVSGRLKQRSYETKEGEKRTVFEVEVDEVGPSLRNATAKVTKVARQTGGGYTAPAAAAPTSSTDDPWSAAPVGGGWSTTPSDDAPPF from the coding sequence ATGGCAGCAGGAGATACCAATCTGACAATGATTGGAAATTTAGTTAGTGATCCAGAGCTTCGCTTCACACCAAGTGGCGCGGCGGTGGCAAAATTCACCGTAGCATCCACGCCTCGTTATTTAGATAAAACTACTAACGAGTGGAAAGATGGCGACAGTCTCTTTTTACAATGCCAAATTTGGCGCCAAGCTGCAGAAAATGTTGCCGAGTCCCTAACCAAGGGAATGCGAGTAATTGTCTCTGGCAGATTAAAGCAACGCTCTTATGAAACCAAAGAGGGTGAAAAGCGAACTGTCTTTGAAGTTGAGGTAGATGAGGTCGGACCTTCACTTCGCAATGCCACCGCTAAGGTAACTAAGGTTGCTAGACAAACTGGCGGCGGTTACACCGCGCCAGCAGCCGCAGCCCCAACATCATCAACTGATGATCCATGGTCAGCAGCCCCAGTCGGTGGCGGTTGGTCTACGACACCAAGTGATGACGCACCACCTTTTTAA
- a CDS encoding DUF6049 family protein, producing the protein MRKVLTFLLVLFLSNTFLTTPAQAVQEIVITEPTHRLADGVFFDDELAAKLAPTGELGLLIYAPIRGARSWLVDPATISEIVAMSNGYVISDGWEIKDAQINGQDVAKAWLVQFLKVSRSEKISVLTYGNPSRYWVDQLLENQITYINASGKISLEGVLGKATTQSAFQNGEKQGLSKQNINFLKYAQRQIELFSTLVDQKELLNYQLRISQLLNPNIEKDLLQDLIKDLDKSIIQLRNKLKISKTKFTITSSNEELPITLVNNFESAINLKLSVRAVNSKVIVTPVEQIKIAGNSKQQVFLPVEVLATGQSSLLAQLTNLDNKPVGYPVDINLKLSVISPVATWITSGAAVLLFIAALVQSLRRVRRGR; encoded by the coding sequence GTGAGAAAAGTTTTAACTTTTCTTCTAGTTTTATTTCTTTCAAATACTTTCTTAACTACTCCAGCACAAGCGGTGCAAGAGATAGTTATTACCGAGCCAACCCATCGCCTAGCTGATGGTGTCTTCTTTGATGATGAGTTAGCTGCAAAACTTGCTCCGACCGGGGAGTTAGGTTTACTTATTTACGCACCAATTAGAGGCGCAAGAAGTTGGTTGGTTGATCCAGCCACAATCTCGGAGATTGTGGCAATGAGTAACGGTTATGTAATTTCAGATGGTTGGGAAATCAAGGACGCCCAAATCAATGGGCAGGATGTTGCTAAGGCATGGCTGGTGCAATTTTTAAAAGTGTCTCGCTCTGAAAAGATATCGGTACTAACTTATGGCAACCCATCTCGGTATTGGGTGGATCAGCTGCTTGAAAACCAAATTACATATATAAATGCCAGTGGCAAGATCTCGTTGGAGGGTGTGCTTGGCAAAGCCACCACCCAAAGTGCTTTTCAAAATGGTGAAAAACAAGGTTTAAGCAAACAAAATATCAACTTTCTAAAGTACGCCCAGCGCCAAATTGAATTATTTAGCACCCTTGTTGACCAAAAAGAGTTGTTGAATTACCAATTACGTATTAGCCAACTGTTAAATCCAAATATTGAAAAAGATCTATTACAAGATCTGATTAAAGATTTAGATAAATCAATTATTCAACTGCGTAATAAACTTAAAATCTCTAAAACTAAATTTACTATCACCTCTTCAAACGAGGAGCTGCCAATCACATTGGTAAATAATTTTGAGTCTGCGATTAATTTGAAACTAAGTGTTAGAGCAGTAAATAGTAAGGTAATAGTGACCCCAGTTGAGCAAATCAAAATTGCAGGAAATTCAAAACAGCAGGTTTTTCTGCCGGTTGAAGTATTGGCTACCGGTCAATCATCACTACTGGCCCAATTAACTAACTTGGATAATAAACCTGTTGGTTACCCGGTAGATATAAACTTAAAACTTTCAGTAATTAGCCCAGTTGCCACCTGGATAACCTCTGGTGCTGCGGTACTTTTGTTTATCGCAGCGCTGGTGCAAAGCCTTCGAAGAGTCAGACGGGGGAGATAA
- a CDS encoding CCA tRNA nucleotidyltransferase encodes MKPPITAAAQLAITTLTKQAPAAKELAQLFKQAGFQLALVGGPVRDAILGRLGNDLDFTTDAHPKECEKILKKWADSVWDIGAAFGTVAGKKAEITVEITTYRSESYSPDSRKPNVEFGKTIEGDLARRDFTINAMALELTTTEPLFIDPYNGVGDLQNQIIKTPGEAKDSFTDDPLRMMRAARFMSQLNFTPEISLVAAIKSMASRLEIISAERIRDEFIKLIMGDNPRAGLSLLVESGLADYFLPELPKLKLEIDEHHHHKDVYEHSLTVLEQAIALEARLGGANLTLRLAALLHDIGKPKTKALLPDGGVSFHHHEVVGARMCKERMKKLRFDNHIINDVSQLVSLHLRFHGYGNGEWTDSAVRRYVRDAGELLTHLHLLTRADCTTRNKKKAEGLAKTYDQLEDRIAQLMEQEELDKIRPDLSGDEIMKILDIKPSPAVGKAYEFLLELRLEHGPLGQERAKKELVNWWQKQN; translated from the coding sequence GTGAAACCACCAATTACTGCTGCTGCCCAACTTGCGATCACAACACTTACTAAACAAGCACCAGCGGCAAAAGAGCTAGCGCAACTTTTTAAGCAAGCAGGGTTTCAATTAGCGTTGGTTGGTGGACCAGTAAGAGATGCCATATTAGGCAGACTTGGTAATGATTTAGATTTCACAACAGATGCGCATCCTAAAGAGTGTGAAAAGATTTTAAAGAAATGGGCAGACTCAGTTTGGGATATTGGCGCAGCCTTTGGCACAGTTGCTGGAAAAAAAGCGGAAATAACAGTTGAGATAACAACTTATCGCAGCGAAAGTTATAGCCCAGATTCTCGTAAACCAAATGTTGAGTTTGGTAAAACTATCGAAGGAGATTTAGCTAGGCGAGATTTTACAATTAACGCAATGGCACTTGAATTAACAACTACCGAACCATTATTTATTGATCCATACAACGGCGTGGGTGATCTACAAAATCAAATAATTAAGACGCCAGGTGAAGCCAAGGATTCATTTACCGATGATCCGTTGCGGATGATGCGGGCGGCAAGATTTATGAGTCAACTTAACTTCACGCCAGAGATCAGTTTGGTAGCTGCCATAAAAAGTATGGCTTCTCGGCTAGAGATTATCTCTGCAGAGCGGATCAGGGATGAGTTTATAAAATTAATTATGGGTGATAACCCAAGAGCGGGCTTATCCTTACTTGTCGAGAGTGGCTTGGCAGATTATTTTCTGCCAGAGCTGCCCAAGCTAAAACTTGAGATAGATGAGCACCATCACCATAAGGATGTTTACGAACACTCATTAACGGTTTTAGAGCAAGCAATAGCGCTAGAAGCTCGCCTAGGCGGTGCTAATTTAACCTTACGGCTTGCTGCGCTTTTGCATGATATTGGCAAGCCAAAAACAAAAGCATTGCTGCCAGATGGTGGAGTTTCATTTCACCACCATGAGGTGGTGGGCGCAAGAATGTGTAAAGAGCGCATGAAAAAACTGCGCTTTGATAATCACATTATTAATGATGTCTCTCAATTAGTTTCATTACACCTGCGCTTTCATGGATACGGCAATGGGGAGTGGACCGACTCTGCTGTTCGAAGATATGTCAGAGATGCTGGTGAATTACTTACCCACCTTCATTTATTAACCAGGGCTGATTGCACTACCCGTAATAAAAAGAAGGCAGAGGGGTTAGCTAAAACCTATGATCAATTAGAGGATCGGATAGCGCAATTAATGGAGCAGGAGGAGTTAGATAAAATCCGACCAGATTTATCAGGTGATGAAATAATGAAAATACTAGATATCAAGCCCTCACCCGCCGTTGGGAAAGCTTATGAGTTTTTGCTTGAACTTCGATTAGAGCACGGCCCACTAGGTCAGGAGCGAGCAAAGAAAGAGCTGGTTAATTGGTGGCAGAAGCAAAATTAG
- the rpsR gene encoding 30S ribosomal protein S18 encodes MKKFKKKPCSFCRDKVSYIDYKDIATLRKYITDRGKIRSRRITGACTQHQRAVAAAVKNSREMALLPYTSTAR; translated from the coding sequence ATGAAGAAATTCAAAAAGAAGCCATGCTCTTTTTGCCGCGACAAGGTGAGTTATATTGATTACAAAGATATCGCTACCCTTCGCAAATACATCACCGATCGAGGCAAGATTCGCTCTCGACGTATTACCGGTGCTTGTACCCAACACCAACGAGCAGTAGCTGCTGCGGTTAAAAATAGCCGTGAGATGGCGCTTCTGCCTTACACCTCAACTGCTAGATAG
- a CDS encoding DUF5318 family protein, translating to MLATMRATIDYSLKRRRTLISLFQGAASAMDACDADPYLRRAAKHHGELTNRSCPVCKKLKIVELKYAFGDQLGQYSGRIKNQDELMQMQSEYGEFRVYVVEICTSCHWNHLVESFLLGDGKYRKPPRKQHTLLDDD from the coding sequence ATGTTAGCCACGATGCGCGCAACCATTGATTACTCATTAAAGCGCCGCCGCACCTTAATCTCACTTTTTCAAGGGGCAGCAAGCGCTATGGACGCCTGCGATGCTGATCCTTACTTAAGGCGGGCGGCAAAACACCATGGTGAATTAACTAATCGCAGTTGCCCAGTTTGTAAGAAGCTAAAGATTGTCGAGCTTAAGTACGCCTTTGGTGATCAACTCGGTCAATACTCAGGTCGAATTAAGAATCAAGATGAATTAATGCAGATGCAAAGTGAGTATGGTGAGTTTCGCGTCTATGTTGTTGAGATTTGCACCAGTTGTCATTGGAATCACCTGGTGGAATCCTTTTTATTAGGTGATGGAAAGTATCGAAAGCCACCACGAAAGCAGCACACCTTATTAGATGATGATTAA
- the rpsF gene encoding 30S ribosomal protein S6 — translation MRRYELMVILDPDLEEKTVAPSLETYLKIIKEGGGKVNKLDIWGKRRMSFEINKKGEGIYAVIDMQSEPAPVKELDRQLNLNESVLRTKVVRPE, via the coding sequence ATGCGTCGCTATGAACTCATGGTCATTTTAGATCCTGATTTAGAAGAGAAGACAGTTGCCCCAAGCCTTGAAACTTATCTAAAGATAATTAAAGAAGGTGGCGGCAAGGTCAATAAGTTAGATATCTGGGGTAAAAGACGGATGTCCTTTGAAATAAATAAAAAGGGCGAAGGAATTTACGCAGTTATCGATATGCAATCTGAGCCAGCACCAGTTAAAGAGTTGGATCGTCAGCTCAATTTAAATGAGTCAGTGCTCCGTACTAAAGTTGTTCGCCCAGAGTAA
- a CDS encoding transglycosylase domain-containing protein: MSNFLKKLPRLGVLAVGFSFVAGVFLFGFAYFTVSIPDPNAYVNSQATIIQYADGSEIGRIGSENRTVVTLAEIPIHVRNAVMAAEDRSFYSNRAISPIALAAAVWDNLITLGKGRGGSTITQQYAKTAFLTPERSIQRKVKELVISIKLENQFTKDEIFENYLNTIYFGRGSYGVQTASQVYFGTTVDKLTIAQAAVLASILRSPGLYDPGFKEENLPRLENRFKYVIDGLVDEGWLSEEKAAKIKFPIINPRVTSGALAGPKGYVISWVERELNQLGFTDEQLMIGGYIIKTTLVKNAQEAAVAAVSKEAPSKAPENLHIGLVAVKPGTGEILAMYGGQDYLKYQFNAATQGITSGGSSFKVFTLVAALEEGIPLSSVWNGDTPKVYDDGIGRAYVVNNYGEQSMGDMSLLTAMEKSVNTIFVPLGMKAGLEKVVDVARRAGVPDSVEMIAAPSVSLGAASPHVIDLANAYATFAAQGVYAKPFIINEVQGPNKGILYQGRIQAQEVFRKDVMADLTYALSRVTTSGTAAVVGSRVDRPTAGKTGTSNDNASAWFNGYTPEVAASVAFYRDDATQSLNGIGGLTSVTGGSFPARIWAEFVKGYLKNTPVQDFPAPAYIGGTEPINLINAIPQMDPALIPPSPSPTPKKKK, from the coding sequence GTGAGTAATTTTTTAAAAAAACTTCCCCGGCTTGGGGTATTAGCAGTCGGCTTCTCCTTTGTCGCTGGAGTTTTTTTATTTGGATTTGCCTATTTTACAGTTTCAATTCCAGATCCAAATGCCTATGTAAATAGCCAAGCAACCATTATTCAATATGCAGATGGCAGCGAGATTGGCCGGATCGGCTCTGAGAATAGAACTGTTGTCACCTTAGCTGAAATTCCAATACATGTAAGAAATGCGGTAATGGCGGCAGAGGATAGAAGTTTTTATTCAAACCGAGCAATTAGCCCGATTGCATTAGCAGCTGCGGTCTGGGATAACTTAATTACTTTAGGCAAGGGCCGCGGCGGTTCAACAATCACCCAGCAATATGCCAAGACTGCGTTCTTGACCCCCGAAAGATCCATTCAGCGAAAAGTAAAAGAGTTAGTAATCTCTATAAAACTTGAGAATCAGTTCACCAAAGATGAAATCTTTGAAAATTACTTAAATACTATTTACTTTGGCCGTGGTTCATATGGCGTGCAGACCGCATCCCAAGTTTATTTTGGTACTACGGTAGATAAATTAACAATTGCACAAGCTGCAGTCTTGGCCAGTATTTTGCGTAGTCCAGGACTTTATGACCCAGGGTTTAAGGAAGAGAATCTGCCACGGTTAGAAAATAGATTTAAATATGTAATTGATGGATTAGTTGATGAGGGATGGCTGAGTGAGGAAAAAGCTGCAAAGATTAAATTTCCAATAATTAATCCCAGAGTTACCTCTGGCGCACTGGCTGGACCAAAAGGCTATGTGATCTCTTGGGTGGAGCGAGAGTTGAATCAACTTGGCTTTACCGATGAACAGTTAATGATCGGTGGCTATATTATTAAAACCACATTGGTTAAGAATGCTCAAGAGGCAGCTGTTGCAGCAGTTAGTAAAGAGGCACCGAGTAAAGCGCCAGAGAATCTACATATTGGTTTGGTGGCAGTAAAGCCAGGCACTGGTGAGATTTTGGCGATGTATGGCGGGCAGGATTATTTAAAGTACCAATTCAACGCTGCTACCCAAGGAATTACTTCAGGTGGCTCATCATTTAAAGTTTTCACTTTAGTAGCAGCACTGGAAGAGGGAATTCCACTTTCATCTGTTTGGAATGGTGATACACCAAAGGTTTACGATGATGGAATTGGTAGAGCGTATGTAGTTAATAATTATGGTGAGCAAAGCATGGGTGATATGTCACTGCTCACCGCCATGGAAAAATCTGTCAATACAATCTTCGTGCCACTTGGCATGAAAGCAGGGCTTGAAAAAGTGGTAGATGTTGCACGCCGCGCCGGAGTTCCTGACTCAGTTGAGATGATTGCAGCTCCTTCAGTTTCACTTGGTGCTGCCAGCCCACATGTAATTGATTTAGCAAATGCCTACGCTACCTTTGCAGCGCAAGGTGTTTATGCCAAACCATTTATTATCAACGAAGTACAAGGACCAAATAAGGGCATCTTGTATCAGGGCAGAATTCAAGCCCAAGAGGTATTTAGAAAAGATGTCATGGCAGATCTAACCTACGCCCTAAGCCGAGTAACAACATCGGGAACAGCTGCTGTGGTTGGATCAAGAGTTGATAGACCAACTGCAGGCAAAACTGGAACATCAAATGACAACGCCTCTGCTTGGTTTAATGGTTACACACCAGAGGTAGCAGCATCGGTGGCCTTTTATCGAGATGATGCAACTCAATCTTTAAATGGTATTGGCGGATTAACCTCAGTAACTGGTGGCTCCTTCCCGGCGAGAATCTGGGCAGAGTTTGTAAAAGGTTATTTAAAAAATACGCCAGTGCAAGATTTTCCAGCACCAGCTTATATTGGTGGAACTGAGCCAATTAACCTTATTAATGCAATCCCACAGATGGATCCAGCATTAATTCCACCATCACCCTCACCAACACCTAAGAAAAAGAAGTAA
- a CDS encoding glycosyltransferase family 87 protein — protein MLTKSVSRSFAAVVLLCALISFFKFNHCRSNDFASPDNYVHACYTDIPALFSERGLNTNTFPYASQTNSIEYPPVIGIGNWLISFLIPTDNSYKTFFDINAVIIVLLFLITAFVVRKVKPEYPYLFPATPAVIASLFINWDIWAVVTALLAIYYFDQKKYEQSAIALGVSIATKFFPVVLLLPITIIFYRRQQIKQLAKYLFTCTLFWSAINLPIALLYFDGWWRFFKLNLERGEDFGSIWYALSLLDISIPKVNLIYIIISVTLFALFAKYLWQLNQTPTLAQVALFVVVIFTTFSKVYSPQYILWLTPLAVIALQNSRQLITFWFWQTTEIIYHLAIWQYLALYAGAEFGLPAGGYALATLLRVAGVGIFTLQLLRDLAVKSTVK, from the coding sequence TTGCTTACCAAATCGGTAAGTAGATCCTTTGCTGCGGTAGTACTGCTTTGTGCGTTAATTTCATTTTTTAAATTCAACCACTGCCGTAGTAATGATTTCGCCTCGCCAGATAATTATGTTCATGCCTGCTACACCGATATTCCTGCGCTATTTTCAGAGCGAGGCTTAAACACCAACACCTTCCCTTACGCATCGCAAACAAACTCAATTGAGTACCCACCTGTAATTGGTATTGGCAACTGGCTCATCTCATTTTTAATTCCCACCGATAATTCATACAAAACATTTTTTGATATCAATGCAGTAATTATTGTTTTACTCTTTTTGATCACTGCATTTGTAGTCAGAAAAGTAAAACCTGAGTATCCATACCTATTTCCAGCAACCCCTGCAGTCATTGCTAGCTTGTTTATTAACTGGGATATCTGGGCGGTTGTTACTGCCTTGCTGGCAATATATTACTTTGATCAGAAAAAATATGAACAAAGTGCCATCGCACTTGGGGTATCAATTGCTACAAAATTCTTCCCCGTGGTATTACTTCTACCAATTACAATAATTTTTTATCGAAGGCAGCAAATAAAACAATTGGCTAAATACCTTTTCACCTGCACACTTTTTTGGTCTGCCATAAATCTTCCCATTGCTCTTCTCTACTTTGATGGTTGGTGGCGATTTTTCAAATTAAATCTTGAACGAGGTGAGGATTTTGGCTCTATTTGGTACGCGCTCTCATTACTAGATATTTCAATACCAAAGGTAAATCTAATCTATATAATTATTTCAGTAACTCTATTTGCCTTATTTGCAAAGTACTTGTGGCAATTAAATCAAACGCCAACCCTGGCACAGGTGGCCTTGTTTGTAGTTGTAATCTTTACAACATTTAGCAAGGTTTACTCACCTCAATATATTTTGTGGTTAACACCACTTGCAGTTATCGCCCTACAAAACTCTAGGCAGCTGATTACATTTTGGTTTTGGCAAACAACTGAGATTATTTATCATCTTGCAATTTGGCAGTACTTAGCACTTTATGCAGGAGCTGAATTTGGATTGCCTGCAGGTGGCTACGCCCTTGCCACCTTACTGCGGGTGGCAGGGGTTGGCATTTTTACCCTGCAATTACTGCGGGATTTAGCGGTTAAATCCACAGTCAAATAA
- a CDS encoding NUDIX hydrolase: MTPADNAGGNQDLSGTRKGAQNSGSGKPAKKHNSGKGKNYKGNQGGKNSAKNKYAKRVDEVSAGGLVVDKTGTKGLLIGRLDPKDASHERLLWSLPKGHIESGESPEEAAVREVAEETGIKSEITRSLGVIDFWFMASGKRIHKTVHHFLFTEVGGKLAPQVTEVDDVAWFPIDEIVSKLAYPDERKLIAKSGKLTP, encoded by the coding sequence ATGACCCCGGCAGATAATGCGGGTGGCAATCAGGATTTAAGTGGTACCCGCAAAGGTGCTCAAAATAGTGGTTCTGGTAAGCCCGCTAAAAAACATAATTCAGGTAAGGGCAAAAATTACAAGGGTAATCAGGGTGGAAAAAATTCTGCCAAAAACAAGTACGCCAAACGAGTTGATGAAGTAAGTGCTGGTGGATTAGTTGTAGATAAAACCGGCACCAAAGGATTGCTGATTGGCAGATTAGATCCAAAGGATGCCTCCCACGAAAGATTGCTTTGGTCACTTCCAAAAGGACATATTGAAAGTGGTGAATCACCTGAGGAAGCTGCAGTACGTGAGGTAGCAGAGGAAACCGGAATTAAAAGTGAGATCACTAGATCGCTGGGTGTAATTGATTTTTGGTTTATGGCAAGTGGAAAACGAATTCATAAAACGGTTCACCATTTTTTATTTACTGAAGTTGGCGGAAAATTAGCACCACAGGTAACTGAGGTGGATGATGTTGCCTGGTTTCCAATTGATGAAATTGTCAGCAAACTGGCCTACCCCGATGAGCGCAAATTAATTGCAAAATCAGGGAAATTAACACCGTGA
- a CDS encoding MFS transporter encodes MGIWPVAKGSRLNRILTIRWSGQLTDGLFQSALASFVLFSPERAPNAMAAALAFAVVLLPYSLIGPYVGTFLDRFSRQRIIRNCNYLRAVNLLMVAYLINNSSTGVVLTLFVLFAFGVNRLILAGLSAGLPLLVKREELIAANALAVTGGTIWVVIGGGIGIAVKNLLSKNINADDADAVVVLVASLGFLIAALSCYRLNKFEIGPTAHETPVEVKGYKEVFEGFKILRAHSDALRGILSVGIQRGGITALTLMALLLERNSFNDPTDPDAGLAGFGVALAIAGVGIGLGAVISPYGVLKFGRHRWMRLLMYLCIPPLLGYALNINEFSMIASAFLVGLCGQGIKVTNDALVQSKINDEYRGRVFAFYDVAVNAGIIAGAIGAALLLPDSGRTWILPIALALFYLFAASVLMRKANFASATN; translated from the coding sequence ATGGGAATTTGGCCAGTTGCAAAGGGCTCAAGATTAAATCGGATACTTACTATCCGTTGGAGCGGTCAGTTAACTGATGGGCTGTTTCAATCAGCTCTAGCTAGTTTTGTTTTATTCTCACCTGAACGAGCACCCAATGCAATGGCGGCGGCGCTAGCCTTTGCAGTTGTCTTACTGCCCTACTCATTAATTGGGCCATATGTTGGGACTTTCCTAGACCGCTTTTCTAGGCAGCGAATCATTAGAAATTGTAATTACTTAAGAGCGGTGAACCTTTTAATGGTGGCATATCTAATAAACAACAGCTCTACTGGAGTAGTTTTAACTTTATTTGTGTTATTTGCTTTTGGAGTCAACCGATTAATTCTAGCTGGATTATCTGCTGGATTGCCATTGTTAGTAAAGCGGGAGGAGTTAATCGCTGCAAACGCCCTGGCAGTGACTGGTGGCACTATCTGGGTGGTAATTGGTGGTGGTATCGGAATTGCTGTTAAAAATCTCCTTAGTAAAAATATAAATGCAGATGATGCAGATGCAGTTGTAGTTTTAGTTGCCTCACTTGGCTTTTTGATTGCAGCACTAAGTTGTTATCGATTAAATAAATTTGAAATCGGACCTACCGCCCATGAAACACCAGTTGAGGTGAAAGGGTATAAAGAGGTATTTGAGGGTTTTAAAATATTAAGAGCGCACTCAGATGCACTTCGGGGAATTTTATCCGTTGGTATTCAGCGTGGTGGAATTACTGCATTAACTTTGATGGCTCTCTTACTTGAGCGCAACTCATTTAATGATCCTACTGATCCAGATGCTGGACTTGCTGGTTTTGGTGTGGCACTTGCGATCGCCGGAGTTGGTATTGGACTTGGCGCAGTAATTTCACCATATGGAGTTTTAAAATTTGGTAGGCACAGGTGGATGCGATTGTTAATGTACTTATGCATTCCGCCTTTGTTGGGGTATGCATTAAATATAAATGAGTTCTCAATGATTGCTAGTGCGTTTTTGGTGGGCTTATGTGGGCAAGGAATCAAAGTAACAAATGATGCGCTGGTGCAATCAAAGATTAATGATGAGTATCGGGGAAGAGTTTTTGCTTTTTATGATGTTGCCGTAAATGCTGGGATTATTGCTGGCGCAATTGGCGCCGCACTTTTATTGCCAGATTCAGGGCGCACTTGGATTTTGCCAATTGCGCTGGCACTCTTCTATCTCTTTGCAGCTAGCGTATTAATGCGCAAAGCTAATTTTGCTTCTGCCACCAATTAA